The genomic interval TCAGAAAGGCGTCTATTCTGGCTAAGATTGAGTTACGGATCTGCGGGTCGCCAATGTTCTTCAAGGGGAACACTCTGTTGAGCGTGGACGAGTTCTCCATCTCCATTCTGAGTGTTTCACCAAATGTTTGAGGGATTATCTTATCTTCAAGGTCTTCAGCGGCTACGTGGAAGATAATCTCGCCATCTTTAGGGTATCCAATGTAGAACAGGGCTGGAATGAATAGTTCTCTATGCTCCCCGCGAAATTTCACTCCCTGGGGCGTCATGACCCTAAACCCGTCATCAAGTTTGTAAAACCAGTCATGTCTCTTCTTTAACTCTTTAACACACGTAACCTCGTTTGGAGTGTAAATTTTTAGTGCATGCATGTCTTTTTCCACATATACTTCTCTTTTTTCAGCCTTAACTTTCACGCGATGCTTACCTGGTTCGCTCCCTGAGTACATGTGCCGAATGTCAACAAGTGGAGCGACAGCTAATATGAAATCAGAACTGAGTTTGGGAAGCTCTGCTTGGAAAGCCAAATTTAAACATGCATTGCTCCTGTTTAGCCAGTATATCACATTTAAAGAGCCGATTTGGCCGCTTGAACTTGTGATGGCATAATGGTAGTTTAAGAGGCCTGTTGTTGCGATAACCCTCACAGGCTGGATTGGTAAGACTCTAGAGCCGCTTAGTATAGAGAAGGCGAGACAGTCTATGAATTTCCAGTATTCCCCTTGTGTTAGCGCAAGGAAGCCTTCGTAAGGGTAGTCTCTATTTGGGGATGTGAGAAACAATTCTCCTGATTCTGTTCCTATTTTTATTGTCACAGAGTAAGCCGAGAGACCTAATTCAGCAACCTCGCTACGCAGTAAGAAACGGTGCGCCCTCGCAAAATGCCAGTCAGGGTTCTCATCCGTTTCGTAGGTGAAAACCGGGGTTGATAATTTACTATCCGTTATCATACTGGGGAGCTTGTAAACTACCATTAACGGAAAGATTCCCTGTAGATCTTTAAAGTTTGCTCAGCCACAACCTTCCATGTAAAATACTTTAAAACCCTAACTCTTCCGTTTTTGCCTAACTTTTTGGCGTATGCCGGATCTCTCAAAACTTCTTTGACACCCCAAGCGATGTCTGCCGGGTCTTCGCCGTTTACATGTATCCCATTTTGTTCAGGGCCTGAAGGAATAACCTGCTCCCTGAAGCCGACGCAACCCTTCGCCCCGACGACTACAGGTTTCTCCATAGCCATTGCTTCGAGGCTTACAATGCCGAAGGGCTCATATATAGATGGAAGGACGCAAAGGTCAGATGCGGCGTAATGAAGTATGCGTTCATCTTCTTGAACGAACTCAAACCTATAGACAACCTTATCGTTTACCCCTAGGCGCCCCGCCAGCTCCATTATGTCCTTCTGCTCCTCACCTCTCCCCAATATTACAAGCTTAACTTTTGGGAAGTCTCGGAGAATTAAAGGTAAAGCTTGGATTAGGTTCCTTACGCCTTTAACCCACGTTAGCCTACCAACGAAAAGTATCATCTGCTCATCTTCCCTTATGCCGTAACTTTCCCTGAGCTTTTGGATTTTATTAGTATCCACAACCTCAGGATTGTAACGTTCAGGATCTACGCCGTTCCATACTACGTGAATCTTCTTCTCATCCCATCCATGGCGGGTCAGGTCTTCTTTCATGACGTGACTGACGGTTATGATGTTGTCTGCCACCTGCGCTGTCGTATCCTCAATATGGATGATCACACGGGATCCCCCACCCATGCTTCTACCCCATTCTGTTGAATGCACATGAAATATGACGGGCATCCTTCTAAGCTCATTTTTAACTATCAACCCCGCTATGCCACTAAGCCAGTCGTGCACACAAACAACATCGTAATTGACTCCCTCCTTTCTTATAAGTTGGTTTACGAACTTGGAGGCTGAGAGTATATTGTAAGTGAACATATCGCTGAAGTACTTGATGTAAGTACCCCATCTTGAGAGGTCCTCTGTGACGAAGAGCGGAAAGACATTAGCACAGTTTACAATATTAGGCCTGTGAACTTCGACGCCCTTTATGATTTCCCGAGTTTTAAGATCACCGGGATTTAGTGTAAACACAGATACATCATGCCCATACTCGACGAACTCGCGGGTGATATACTGTGCGTAAGTCCCCAGCCCGCCGAAGAGAACTGGCGGGTATTCCCATACGAAAAATGCTATCCTCAACTTTTCACCCACCCTTGCAGTAAAGATGGAATATGCTTTT from Candidatus Bathyarchaeia archaeon carries:
- a CDS encoding glycosyltransferase family 4 protein is translated as MRIAFFVWEYPPVLFGGLGTYAQYITREFVEYGHDVSVFTLNPGDLKTREIIKGVEVHRPNIVNCANVFPLFVTEDLSRWGTYIKYFSDMFTYNILSASKFVNQLIRKEGVNYDVVCVHDWLSGIAGLIVKNELRRMPVIFHVHSTEWGRSMGGGSRVIIHIEDTTAQVADNIITVSHVMKEDLTRHGWDEKKIHVVWNGVDPERYNPEVVDTNKIQKLRESYGIREDEQMILFVGRLTWVKGVRNLIQALPLILRDFPKVKLVILGRGEEQKDIMELAGRLGVNDKVVYRFEFVQEDERILHYAASDLCVLPSIYEPFGIVSLEAMAMEKPVVVGAKGCVGFREQVIPSGPEQNGIHVNGEDPADIAWGVKEVLRDPAYAKKLGKNGRVRVLKYFTWKVVAEQTLKIYRESFR